The following is a genomic window from Aestuariirhabdus haliotis.
TTTTTACAACGGAAAAAATCAAATTACCAAATATGCGCCCGTAAAGAACGCCTGCACTTCTAACTCTTTATCTTCTGACATTCAAATAATACTGACAGAAGGATTAAGCTCTTGATTACTAGCAAGGACGTTTTCTCTAAACGAAAGGAAGGCGAACTTGACGAAGCCTATAGCATGGCTATAGAGCTAATCAATAATCCAACTAAAGATGAGTGGGATATAAAAGCATTTACCTGGTGCGTAATCGATCTAATCAAGCGCGATGCTCAGTCAGGTCAGCACCACAATCTATTTAATTACGCTGATCAAATTCGAAATTTAGAAATTGACCCCTCTGATAAAATACTTTCAGATCAACGATCTTACGCCCTTAGGTTATGCAATCCTAATGGCCAAGAAATCCTGAAGGCTAAATCGCTTAGCAAGCAAGGAAACAACCTAGAATCACTAAATGTTTTTAAAAACATATTTAATAAAGGCGACCAATCTAGTGATGTTCAAGTTGGCATGGCCTGGGAGATGTATAGAATTGCTAAAGCCATGGTCGAACAAGAACCTGCAAACTTTAATGGCGCCAAAAGACACATTAACGATTACTTCAAATTAAATGTAGATAAGCCTTCTCTTTTGCATACCTGCTTCCTTCAGCTTGCCGATAAGATAGCCAAAGAAGGTAAATTAAATATGGGGGCATTCGCGAGAATCTGGGGATTAGAATACCTTCGCCCAGAAGACTATGAACCTTACCAAACAAGTGACGGTAAATCATACCCTTCTCTCGCCGAGCGGGTAGTTCAACACGCAAGCAAAGACGCCTTTTTGAATGCAGCTCTGGAAGATCTTCAATATATCCTTCCTTTTATTAACGACTGCATTAACAGGTACCCTGATAACTTATGGCTCAAGTTAAGCAAAGCCAGAGCACTCATGGCCACAGGCCAAAGCAATGAAGCTCTTTCATTTGGCCTAGAGGTCGTAAAGAATAAAGTTAACGACTACTGGGCTTGGGAATTACTTGGGGACATCCATCAATCCGTAGCTATTGATATCGCTTTATCATGCTACTGCAAGGCTTTGATGTGCTCAAAAGACATCAATTTTGTGGCCAAAGTAAAAGTGAAACTAGCAGAGATATTAGCGAAAAAAGGCTCATACTCTGAAGCGAAATTTGAAATTGAAGATGTTATTAATTATCGAGTAGATAATAATCAAAAAATTCCCGAGCCCGCTGAAATCCTTAAACGAAGCTCTTGGTATGAAGGCGTAACACCGAACACTTCTAACAAAGATTTTTACAGAGAAAACGCTTCTCTTGCCGAAGAGCTTTTATACAGTGATTTACCTTGGATAAACGGCATATTGGGTGACACTTTTTTTATCGATGATCAAAAAAACAAACCTAAACGAAAACTCTACATACAATCTAACCCGCTTCCAACAGAAATCACCGTTCCTGAGTTTAAGATATCTAGCAATGTGAAAAAGACAGGCTCAGGAATAAAGATCAAAGGTGAATACGATAATGAAAATCGATTTCAGGTTTACACTATAGAAAATCGCCACACTCAAGAAGACTGGGATATTTTTGATGAGCTTATTGGGGTTGTTGACCACGTAAATCACACAAAAAATCTCCTGCATTTCATGGTTAGTAGAGCGATCGACGGAGTTATTCGATTTTCGGACTTGTCAGACAGGTTTCATGAAGGCGAGGCAATTGCTGTACGCTTATCTAAATACACCAGTAAGCAAGGTACACGCTATAAAGTATTAACCTCGACTAAAACCAATCAACCCATTCCCGAATCCTTATTAAAATCATTCAGCGATAACGTAAGGCAGGAAAATGGGATGGGGTTTACCGATGATGGCATATTTATCCCTCCCCCGTTAGTTAGCAGCAGTAAAATAGAGGATGCAGACTTTGTGGCAGGGAAAGCCATTCTAAATTACAACAAAAAGAGATCAGAGTGGGGTTGGAAAGCCATTAGCATCAGCAATGTGAGT
Proteins encoded in this region:
- a CDS encoding tetratricopeptide repeat protein; the protein is MITSKDVFSKRKEGELDEAYSMAIELINNPTKDEWDIKAFTWCVIDLIKRDAQSGQHHNLFNYADQIRNLEIDPSDKILSDQRSYALRLCNPNGQEILKAKSLSKQGNNLESLNVFKNIFNKGDQSSDVQVGMAWEMYRIAKAMVEQEPANFNGAKRHINDYFKLNVDKPSLLHTCFLQLADKIAKEGKLNMGAFARIWGLEYLRPEDYEPYQTSDGKSYPSLAERVVQHASKDAFLNAALEDLQYILPFINDCINRYPDNLWLKLSKARALMATGQSNEALSFGLEVVKNKVNDYWAWELLGDIHQSVAIDIALSCYCKALMCSKDINFVAKVKVKLAEILAKKGSYSEAKFEIEDVINYRVDNNQKIPEPAEILKRSSWYEGVTPNTSNKDFYRENASLAEELLYSDLPWINGILGDTFFIDDQKNKPKRKLYIQSNPLPTEITVPEFKISSNVKKTGSGIKIKGEYDNENRFQVYTIENRHTQEDWDIFDELIGVVDHVNHTKNLLHFMVSRAIDGVIRFSDLSDRFHEGEAIAVRLSKYTSKQGTRYKVLTSTKTNQPIPESLLKSFSDNVRQENGMGFTDDGIFIPPPLVSSSKIEDADFVAGKAILNYNKKRSEWGWKAISISNVSSGHDN